A section of the Trichomycterus rosablanca isolate fTriRos1 chromosome 6, fTriRos1.hap1, whole genome shotgun sequence genome encodes:
- the nat8l2 gene encoding N-acetyltransferase 8-like 2: MHVTIRKFLPSDREAVSKVYRDGIHEHIIPLFTWAISQPFHISLTMCMFVMGYMLSGGSVGLALLAAVSWISLVFYCCYEFFAGYVRTRLHTDMQDIAGFYLSNPDNCFWVAEAEVNGRPQIMGLVALKAKKLPGTNGQKYGELFRMIVSSECRRAGLGLRLGNTVEDFCKERGFSKVVLETTSIQRAGVALYEKMGFRLVQTHTRTEGPWWVFRLTRCTILRMEKGL, translated from the exons A TGCATGTAACAATTAGGAAATTCCTGCCCTCAGACCGTGAAGCTGTCAGTAAAGTATATCGAGATGGAATCCATGAGCACATCATTCCATTGTTTACCTGGGCCATTTCCCAGCCATTCCACATTTCTCTGACCATGTGTATGTTTGTTATGGGTTACATGCTAAGTGGAGGATCAGTCGGTCTGGCTCTGCTAGCTGCAGTGTCCTGGATCAGCCTGGTGTTCTACTGCTGCTACGAGTTCTTTGCAGGATATGTCCGAACCAGGCTGCACACAGACATGCAGGACATTGCAGGATTTTACCTCAGTAATCCAGACAACTGCTTCTGGGTTGCTGAAGCTGAAGTCAACGGGCGGCCACAGATTATGGGTTTGGTTGCTTTGAAAGCCAAAAAGCTTCCAGGCACTAACGGGCAGAAGTATGGAGAGCTTTTCCGAATGATTGTGTCGTCTGAGTGTCGTCGTGCTGGTCTAGGCTTACGACTGGGGAACACAGTGGAGGACTTTTGCAAAGAACGAGGGTTCTCAAAGGTTGTGCTTGAAACTACCTCAATACAGAGAGCTGGTGTCGCCCTTTATGAAAAGATGGGCTTTAGGCTTGTGCAGACTCATACAAGAACCGAAGGTCCTTGGTGGGTTTTCAGACTGACTAGATGTACAATTCTTAGGATGGAGAAAGGCCTGTAA